In Mercurialis annua linkage group LG5, ddMerAnnu1.2, whole genome shotgun sequence, a single genomic region encodes these proteins:
- the LOC126682700 gene encoding probable mediator of RNA polymerase II transcription subunit 26b isoform X2, producing MKSVSLDYWREYFRTANSDVFGIIDHAIMVAASDCPKEFRLRRDGIAERLFSYRLSRCSGCNRVESAHDDDDLDGDDDDDDIDIGVCEFEGGGTSKESKVNSSNNRDIVNDDQLVSNYSYGDAEALTDEIEQESMVVGEVLRIKDILLNGRDESDSVLFESLRRLQLMALTVDTLKATEIGKAVNGLRKHGSNEIRHLTRLLIDGWKVLVDEWYSTTKTIRGTPESVNPSVVDEEEGLPSPPLDEAFFFASQTTGIELSQFFDGMDDDGNPRNHGEFIKNRDNGRKTSPEHQNITKRKQQTPSEANVVAKDSKSQQIRRQEATVRPDKPSTNSSAPGRLQKQSSEQKLQRKPDKLISQRKPPSGQQDKFKCSDDVAVQKKLEASKRKLHERYQQVENAKRQRTIQVMELQDLPKQGLIQKNTHMRPGSHNRHRAQGRR from the exons ATGAAATCGGTGTCACTTGATTATTGGAGGGAGTATTTTAGGACAGCGAATTCAGATGTATTTGGTATAATCGATCATGCGATTATGGTTGCAGCTTCGGATTGTCCTAAAGAGTTTAGGCTGCGCAGAGATGGAATTGCAGAGCGTTTATTCTCGTACAGATTGAGTCGTTGTTCGGGTTGTAATCGGGTCGAGTCTGctcatgatgatgatgatcttgatggtgatgatgatgatgatgatattgaTATTGGTGTTTGTGAGTTTGAGGGCGGAGGTACTAGCAAAGAAAGTAAAGTTAATAGCTCTAACAATAGGGATATTGTGAATGATGATCAGTTGGTGAGTAATTATAGCTATGGAGACGCTGAGGCCTTAACTGATGAGATTGAGCAAGAGTCTATGGTTGTTGGTGAGGTCTTGAGGATCAAAGACATTCTTCTCAACGGCCGGGACGAG TCTGATTCTGTGTTGTTTGAATCATTGAGGAGACTTCAGTTGATGGCTCTCACTGTCGATACGCTTAAGGCAACCGAGATTGGAAAGGCTGTAAACGGCCTTAGGAAGCATGGATCAAATGAAATTCGTCATCTTACTCGACTTCTTATAGA CGGATGGAAGGTATTGGTGGATGAATGGTATAGTACTACCAAGACTATCAGAG GTACTCCTGAGTCGGTGAATCCATCTGTTGTTGATGAAGAAGAAGGACTTCCGTCGCCTCCATTAGATGAAGCATTTTTCTTTGCTAGTCAAACCACGGGCATAGAGCTCTCACAG TTCTTTGATGGCATGGATGACGATGGAA ATCCTAGAAACCATGGGGAATTCATCAAGAATCGTGATAATGGAAGAAAAACATCACCAGAGCATCAGAATATCACAAAGCGGAAACAACAAACTCCCAGTGAGGCGAATGTTGTTGCCAAGGACAGTAAGAGTCAACAGATAAGAAGGCAAGAAGCTACCGTCAGGCCTGATAAGCCCTCGACAAATAGCTCTGCCCCAGGGAGACTTCAAAAACAAAGTAGCGAACAAAAACTACAGCGAAAACCAGATAAACTTATCAGTCAGAGAAAGCCTCCAAGTGGTCAACAAGAT AAATTCAAGTGTTCAGATGACGTTGCTGTCCAAAAGAAACTTGAAGCCTCGAAAAGGAAACTCCACGAGCGATATCAACAAGTTGAGAATG CCAAGAGACAAAGAACGATACAAGTGATGGAACTACAAGATCTCCCTAAACAAGGGCTTATACAAAAGAATACACATATGAGACCTGGAAGCCATAATCGACATCGGGCGCAAGGACGGCGATAA
- the LOC126682700 gene encoding probable mediator of RNA polymerase II transcription subunit 26b isoform X1, with the protein MKSVSLDYWREYFRTANSDVFGIIDHAIMVAASDCPKEFRLRRDGIAERLFSYRLSRCSGCNRVESAHDDDDLDGDDDDDDIDIGVCEFEGGGTSKESKVNSSNNRDIVNDDQLVSNYSYGDAEALTDEIEQESMVVGEVLRIKDILLNGRDESDSVLFESLRRLQLMALTVDTLKATEIGKAVNGLRKHGSNEIRHLTRLLIDGWKVLVDEWYSTTKTIRADEGTPESVNPSVVDEEEGLPSPPLDEAFFFASQTTGIELSQFFDGMDDDGNPRNHGEFIKNRDNGRKTSPEHQNITKRKQQTPSEANVVAKDSKSQQIRRQEATVRPDKPSTNSSAPGRLQKQSSEQKLQRKPDKLISQRKPPSGQQDKFKCSDDVAVQKKLEASKRKLHERYQQVENAKRQRTIQVMELQDLPKQGLIQKNTHMRPGSHNRHRAQGRR; encoded by the exons ATGAAATCGGTGTCACTTGATTATTGGAGGGAGTATTTTAGGACAGCGAATTCAGATGTATTTGGTATAATCGATCATGCGATTATGGTTGCAGCTTCGGATTGTCCTAAAGAGTTTAGGCTGCGCAGAGATGGAATTGCAGAGCGTTTATTCTCGTACAGATTGAGTCGTTGTTCGGGTTGTAATCGGGTCGAGTCTGctcatgatgatgatgatcttgatggtgatgatgatgatgatgatattgaTATTGGTGTTTGTGAGTTTGAGGGCGGAGGTACTAGCAAAGAAAGTAAAGTTAATAGCTCTAACAATAGGGATATTGTGAATGATGATCAGTTGGTGAGTAATTATAGCTATGGAGACGCTGAGGCCTTAACTGATGAGATTGAGCAAGAGTCTATGGTTGTTGGTGAGGTCTTGAGGATCAAAGACATTCTTCTCAACGGCCGGGACGAG TCTGATTCTGTGTTGTTTGAATCATTGAGGAGACTTCAGTTGATGGCTCTCACTGTCGATACGCTTAAGGCAACCGAGATTGGAAAGGCTGTAAACGGCCTTAGGAAGCATGGATCAAATGAAATTCGTCATCTTACTCGACTTCTTATAGA CGGATGGAAGGTATTGGTGGATGAATGGTATAGTACTACCAAGACTATCAGAG CTGATGAAGGTACTCCTGAGTCGGTGAATCCATCTGTTGTTGATGAAGAAGAAGGACTTCCGTCGCCTCCATTAGATGAAGCATTTTTCTTTGCTAGTCAAACCACGGGCATAGAGCTCTCACAG TTCTTTGATGGCATGGATGACGATGGAA ATCCTAGAAACCATGGGGAATTCATCAAGAATCGTGATAATGGAAGAAAAACATCACCAGAGCATCAGAATATCACAAAGCGGAAACAACAAACTCCCAGTGAGGCGAATGTTGTTGCCAAGGACAGTAAGAGTCAACAGATAAGAAGGCAAGAAGCTACCGTCAGGCCTGATAAGCCCTCGACAAATAGCTCTGCCCCAGGGAGACTTCAAAAACAAAGTAGCGAACAAAAACTACAGCGAAAACCAGATAAACTTATCAGTCAGAGAAAGCCTCCAAGTGGTCAACAAGAT AAATTCAAGTGTTCAGATGACGTTGCTGTCCAAAAGAAACTTGAAGCCTCGAAAAGGAAACTCCACGAGCGATATCAACAAGTTGAGAATG CCAAGAGACAAAGAACGATACAAGTGATGGAACTACAAGATCTCCCTAAACAAGGGCTTATACAAAAGAATACACATATGAGACCTGGAAGCCATAATCGACATCGGGCGCAAGGACGGCGATAA